DNA from Roseimicrobium sp. ORNL1:
CCTGCCGTGAGCTTTCCTGGCACCTGCTGGGTACGGATACGGTGGACAAGAATTACATGGCCCGGCTGCGCACGGCGGGCCGCATCACTCCCTCCCAGGGAGAGGCCGTGAATCGCACGGCCCGTCACGTGACGGATGAGGTCACGCGCCCGTTCATGGTCGGTGTGGGAGGCATGTCGGCGTGGAGTCTTCCCGTGCTGGGACTGGTCGGCGCGCTGCTGTGTCTTCTGGATGGTCTGGGTCGGGAGCAGACTGGAGTGGGACTGTGGAGTTCCGTCTTGCTGCCTTTGCTGGCCGGCGCGCTGTTTTCCCTTCTGGTCGCCGCCTGCCAGCGGAGTCTCGCTCACCAGGCGCGGAAGGCCACGACGCAGGTGCACGACTTTGCCGTGGAGATCGGAGTCGCCCTGGATCGCATGTTCGTGGATCACCGCCAGCCCATGGAACTCCTGCCCAGCCTCGGCGGCATGGGCATCACGGACGGACCAAACTTCAGCCAGCCTCCGGCAGAGACCGTGGCCCCCATGCCCCCTCCCGCTGCCACGCCATTTACCGCAGCGGCACCCAGTCCTGCACCGGTGCCCGCGCCATCACCTGGGATTGGTTCCGGTCCGGGGTCTGGTCCTGCACCCGCGGCGCCATCCGCCCCGGCAGCACCGCGTCCGGCGGGAGCTTGAGTCCGCGCCAGTTTTCGCAACGTCGCCGGTTGCGCCACACGTTCACCTGCGCTTCATGCACGGCGCATGTCCGCCGCCTCTGCCGCTGCCTCCCGTGAAGTCAATTGCCCCCAGTGTGGTGCGGATACTCCGGTGCACGGAAAAGTGGCCACGGCCTGCTCAGGATGCGACACACTGCTCGTCTCTCTGCAAGGCCAGGTAAAACGCGCCCGCGGTTTCGAAGGACACCTGCCGCGTGAAGACGACACCGTGGCATTGGTCTGCCGCCTCTGCGCCGGAGCGCTGCCGGATGAAGTGCTGAAAGCGGGCACGGGCGCGAAGTGCACCTACTGCGGCGAGCGCGCGGACATTCCGCCGACCATTCTCGCCATGCTGCGTGCGATGGTCACGCATCCCAGCGCGGTGCCACTGGCGGCGAAGCGCGTCGCGCAATTCTGGATGGGTGCGGCCATCGCCTTCGCGGTCATCGTGGGCATTTATATGTTCACGCCAGACACCAGCGTGCGCATGGACACACAGGTGCCTCTGCCACATCCTGAACTGGTGAAGACAGAGGGAGACGCAAGGTTCTACCGTGTCTCTGCGCAGGCAGGGCCGCTTGAGTTCAAGCCGCGCGGCAATCTCTATCCCTCGATGTACCTGAAGGCCTATGACTTCAAGCCGGGCGAGGTCAAGAGCCACGACCTCATCCACCATCAGGAAATCTTTTTCCTGACCACGCTGATCTATGAGAAGACCGGCGAGCGTCGCACCCAGTGGATCTCCATGTTCGATGGCGCGCAGTTCAGCCGCATGAAGGAGATCCCGGAGCAGGACCTGTCCGGCGAGTTTCGTCTCCATGGTATCGACAGGTCCTACCGTCTGCCTGTGGGGAAATACCGGGTGGAGATCAGCGAGATCATCCTGCGAGGTGAAGGCGACCCACCGGCCTACATTGTCTGTGAATGGAGCGCCAGATACTCGGAGATGACTCTGCTCTTTGTCTTCATGTTTGCCGCAGTCGCCTGGATTCTCTTCCTCGACGTCCACCGGATTGCCCGAAAGAAACTGGGCGATACAAAATGGTTCGGTCTCCCCCAGTGGATCACCATTGCCGCTGGCATTTTCCTCCTCGTGGAAGTGTTGCACCCTATTGATCCCTTTGGCGGCAAAGGCGCCTTCGAGCCCCAGGAAGCGCCGGCGGTGCCGCCGGTGCTGATGCCGAAGAAGTAGGTGGCGGGTGTTCTTAACCCGCCTTTCCCACGTGATGAGGTTGCGCTTCAGGGACGCTTCCGGTTAACCGCAAAGGGGCAGAGAGGCAAAGGACGCAAGAAGCTCTGGGGTGAGCCTGTGGATGCGGTGGAGATGCCTTGGCGTGGTACACCTCGATGCAAAGGTGGCGAGACGCGCAGAAGGGCGTGGCCATTGCTGTAGAGCGTTGCGACCTGCCAGGGAGTGGGAGCATTCCTGCTCCCATGGTGATCTGTTGTTCACCACTTCATGAAGGCCACTCCTCAAGCATCGCCGGGAACGAAGGTATGACGGTTGCTGGTCAGGCGGGGACGCCTAACGCCCACTGTCTGGCGGGACGTCTAACCTCCAGTCCATGCAATACTCAACAGGACGAGCGGAACTCCTGCGCGTCTCTGCCTCCTTTGTGTCGAGGCGAACCATCCTTCAAACACGCCCACCACCCCTGAGCCAACCCAACCAATCCTCTGCGTCCTTTGCTCCTTTTGCTCCTTTGCGGTTAACCGGAAACGTCCCTGCGGTGTGACTACGCCATATGACAAGAAAGGCGGGTAGGAAAACCCGCCAACCACTGTCCGGTCAGGAGACCCGACTTCCTGGCACGAATATCATCTCAGTGCACCTCCCAGCCCTCAGCCAGGCCGGGGGTGGAGAGTGCCATCCACGTTTCGCGGAAGGGATCGGGAGAGGGTTCACGGCTGGTCTGGGAGACGGCCTTTTCCACTTCCTCCTTGGCTTGCTCGCGCAGGGCGCGCAGCTCGGTGGGCGACATCCAGCCCAGTTCCTGAATCTTCTGTTCGGTGACGATCAGACTGTCGCGGCCGAGCTTCTTCGTGGCATCGGGAATATAAGAAGCGTCATCGTGCTCGCCGTGACCGGAGAGGCGGAGCAGATTGCCCACGATCATCTGCGGACCATGTCCTGTCCGGGCGCGTTGCACCGCGTGCTGGAAGATGGCGATGCAGGCGGCGAGGTCCGTACCATCCACCTCATAGCCTTCAACACCGTAGCCAATCGCACGATCCACCAGGCTCTTGCAGGCATACTGGCGGTCCGTGGGAGTGGAGTAGGCGAACTGGTTGTTCGCCACGGAGACGATGAGAGGCAGGCGCTCGACGGCGGCTACGTTGAGTCCCTCGTGGAAGGCACCGGTGGAGGTACCGCCATCGCCGATGGACGTGGCGCCCACGGCATCACCCAGCTTGCCGAGCATGCGTCGGGCCATGAGCATGCCGCAGACCACGCCCACCATGGAACCCAAGTGGGAGATCATGGCGGGAAGCCCTTCGGTGGGGCGGCCACGGTGGATGTTGCCATCACGACCGCGCATGGGGCCCATGGCAGAGCCCAGGTAGGTGCGGGTGCAGTCCAGCATGGGCTCGCCGAAGGCCAGCTTCCCGGCCTGGTCACGAATGAGCCCCGCGTAGATATCCTTGCCCTTTTGCAGATGCACGGCGAGCGAGGCGCTGAAGGCCTCCTGGCCCCTGCCCACGTACACGCCACCCACGATGCGACCGCCCGCCCGGTAGAGGGCGGCCAGTTTGTCTTCCAGTATCCGCGCCCGGACCATGTAGCCGTAGGCGGTCAGATAGCTTTCCTTCAGGGTGTCGATCGGAACAGCAGACTGTGTCGAAGGCATGTTTGCGGGAGATGAAGAGGGGGAGCGCGCCCGGAGTGTGACACAAGGTTTACCGCCGGGGAAGGAAATTCTTGCAGGTCGCCCCGGCGCGTCCATGCTCGCTGCCATGCCTGAGCACCGCTTTGTTCACCGCGATCTGGTCCAGTTTTCAGACACGGATATGGCTGGGATTGTGCACTTTTCGAACTTTTTCCGGTTCATGGAGCGGGCCGAGCACGCCTTCTTCCGGTCCTTGGGGTTGAGCATCGTGGAGCGCCCCGGCACCATTCCCACCATGGAGGGGAATCCCGTGGGCTGGCCGCGCGTGCACGCCTCCTGCGACTTCTTCACCCCGCTCTTCTTTGAAGACGAAGTGGAGGTCGAGCTTTTGGTGGAGGAACTCCGCACCCGCTCCATCCGCTACCTCTTCCGCGTGCGGAAGCTGGACGGCACCCTCGCCGCCGAAGGCCGCATCGCCGCCGTGTGCGTGCAGAAGGACAAGGAGAAAGGCGGCATGAAAGCCGTGGAGATCCCGTCTCGCGTGAAGGACAAGCTGGAGACTGCACCCGCGGAGGTGCTTGGTGCTCGCAAGGGGCAGGGGTAGGGGAGGTGGAGGCGACGTCAGGGTGTTCAACACAGAGACACGGAGACGCCGAGACACGGAGTTGTTGAGAATATAAGTGCGAGACTTGGCGCGGCTCCCATCAGTCTTGGGTTCCTTATGCTCTGTGTTTTTGTGTCTCCGTGTCTCTGTGTTGAATTCCAGCGCTTCGACCATCACCCATCGGAAAGGTCTGCCGCAATCATCTCCCTGTCCAAATCCCCGCCCACCGGCAGTGTGATTTCCCGGCAAGCGGGTTGGGTTAATACAATCTGTTTGCTGCAAAGCCGGATCACTGCTTTGCGTTTAGTTCTGCCACATAACTTCACCCTTCACTCGTGACTCCCACTCCACAGAAGAAACCCATCATGTCCTCCTGGCTCCTTTTCGCCCTGCTCACCGTCCTTTCCTGGGGCGTTTATGGAATTCTCCTGCATCAAGGCCGCAGCCTCATGCTGGGATCGGAGCCGGCCAATGCCAGTCTGAAGGCCTTCCTCTTCGTGGGTGTCGCCTATTTCGTGGTAGCCATCGTGGGGCCGGTCGTCGTGCTGATGCAGCGTGAAACCGACTGGAAATTCACCCCGGGCGGCATCACCTGGAGCTTCCTCGCCGGTGTGGCGGGTGCGGTGGGTGCCTTCACCCTCATTCTTTCCCTC
Protein-coding regions in this window:
- a CDS encoding thioesterase family protein, whose protein sequence is MPEHRFVHRDLVQFSDTDMAGIVHFSNFFRFMERAEHAFFRSLGLSIVERPGTIPTMEGNPVGWPRVHASCDFFTPLFFEDEVEVELLVEELRTRSIRYLFRVRKLDGTLAAEGRIAAVCVQKDKEKGGMKAVEIPSRVKDKLETAPAEVLGARKGQG
- a CDS encoding thiamine pyrophosphate-dependent dehydrogenase E1 component subunit alpha, which produces MPSTQSAVPIDTLKESYLTAYGYMVRARILEDKLAALYRAGGRIVGGVYVGRGQEAFSASLAVHLQKGKDIYAGLIRDQAGKLAFGEPMLDCTRTYLGSAMGPMRGRDGNIHRGRPTEGLPAMISHLGSMVGVVCGMLMARRMLGKLGDAVGATSIGDGGTSTGAFHEGLNVAAVERLPLIVSVANNQFAYSTPTDRQYACKSLVDRAIGYGVEGYEVDGTDLAACIAIFQHAVQRARTGHGPQMIVGNLLRLSGHGEHDDASYIPDATKKLGRDSLIVTEQKIQELGWMSPTELRALREQAKEEVEKAVSQTSREPSPDPFRETWMALSTPGLAEGWEVH